A region of Myxococcus stipitatus DSM 14675 DNA encodes the following proteins:
- a CDS encoding translocation/assembly module TamB domain-containing protein, with protein MATQSRKGALRALLLVLLVLSGSVLALRMPATWEVACTMARRHLPDVLGLDVGIGRCELDPLGSRVVVHGFSLFLPGEDTPLVAADTAEVQLGFLRPFSGRLSLALVRAERPRVTLDVSRPSTEPSKKSQGCFLAPLEHLRISKLDITGAELRLALPEGRRVEVADLDVRWTERWGAIELDAEARRGLVRLGPNGQELVLQRLAIAGALDPDEELLELERAEVSLDDISTSVSGRVDSLCQPHLALDAQVFLPMRTLSQAKLLPKQATGHLWSRVSIAGKPEAPAVSLELSGNGLGYDRFGPANVSARLSYSGDEVRIEDVTVPVGAGRVSVTGKLGLTPLFPLEVSVKTVDASLGRILDKAGVKGAWVDFPATLDAQLSGNLLPRFSLAGPLDLRTGKFTLATRPFDAPASDGLTILEFDKARAQAQVRLQTDRVSFNHITADAGHSKVQGDVALLLGSALGLDIHGQGDLDLADFGHIAGLKWAGRGNATYSITGPASQVNVESGLSFRDFVFWGFSMGVLQGKLTYADGVLAFPSFTGQKGRTQYFGKAAVGFGRLLNLRLEVNVPQGRTEDLVDVVAGLTPALAVMQGTLTGTASGRVEVDSPVERLEGLVAFDVKDTAYFGRRMGDGSARLRFVDGKSMVLERTELRGPLGRTWAEGTLLFAGGLDYRFGGDQLSLAETVGPDVASRMGIQGALEMEGVVSGTSDIPVVDVTLKSPRVTFAERNLGAMDLTGRLVGKDLEVWGRPFQDADGRVKMKVQDTWPYDATLSLALPEIRPLLPSEPLWAGVSGSVSGSLTAKGPLMEPRSAHLRAEVNKLVLSRNDVRGENAAPILLSYEKGKLDVQPFRFNGPYVDLNMGGWMTTAGGIGLTLRGGGDLRLLESLAPAMVERATGRVTVDAEATGTLDAPSVVGSAELAEVRVAMRDMPVNIRNLSARAELTGQRMLLEHLQGQLNEGRISARGDIRLARFLPQRLGLTVQLDEVPYRLTEDLPATFSGLLQVVGPPRGFTVTGGLDIVKMRYQKALDVDALLKSMQKRSPALSSAANSVSGEQQKPWVIWDVNVHFGDVRVDNNLAKARMLGDIRLTGTDLRPGLLGRVELAEGSQAFFRNNPFTISQGQMEFQDASSLEPVFEVQAQTQVREYVVKLHAFGKPSDPQILLSSEPALVEGDIVSLLTLGFTSSDRETAASAGAGLAAEALFNVSGLDRQVQRFLPSNPVLRDLSLQISTTYNDATRQAEPTAQLESKFLSEQLKVGMTQPVSGRGTRARAEYRFDDRLSAQAQWDNENSEASFGNLGLELKLSWEVE; from the coding sequence TTGGCCACGCAGAGCCGCAAGGGTGCGCTTCGAGCGCTGCTGCTCGTGCTCCTCGTCCTATCGGGGAGTGTGCTGGCGTTGCGCATGCCCGCGACGTGGGAAGTGGCCTGCACGATGGCTCGGCGCCATCTGCCGGATGTGCTCGGGCTGGACGTTGGCATCGGCCGCTGTGAGCTGGACCCGCTGGGCTCGCGCGTGGTGGTGCATGGCTTCTCGCTCTTCCTGCCCGGTGAGGACACGCCGCTGGTGGCGGCGGACACCGCGGAAGTGCAGCTGGGTTTCCTACGGCCTTTCTCCGGCCGGCTGTCCCTGGCCCTGGTGCGCGCCGAGCGGCCCCGCGTGACGCTGGATGTGTCGCGGCCGTCGACGGAGCCCTCGAAGAAGTCGCAGGGCTGCTTCCTGGCGCCGCTCGAGCACCTGCGGATTTCGAAGCTGGACATCACCGGCGCGGAGCTCCGGCTGGCGCTGCCCGAGGGTCGGCGCGTCGAGGTCGCCGACCTGGACGTGCGGTGGACGGAGAGATGGGGTGCCATCGAGCTGGACGCGGAGGCTCGTCGGGGACTCGTGCGGCTGGGCCCGAATGGCCAGGAGCTGGTGCTTCAGCGACTGGCCATCGCCGGAGCCCTGGACCCTGACGAAGAGCTGCTGGAGCTGGAGCGGGCGGAGGTGTCACTGGATGACATCAGCACCTCCGTGTCGGGACGGGTGGACTCGCTCTGCCAGCCGCACCTGGCGCTGGATGCACAGGTCTTCCTGCCGATGCGCACGCTGTCCCAGGCGAAGCTCCTGCCGAAGCAGGCCACGGGCCACTTGTGGAGCCGCGTGTCCATCGCGGGCAAGCCCGAGGCGCCCGCGGTGTCGCTCGAGCTGTCGGGCAACGGGCTGGGCTACGACAGGTTCGGTCCCGCCAACGTCTCCGCGCGCCTGTCGTACTCGGGCGATGAAGTGCGCATCGAGGATGTGACGGTGCCGGTGGGGGCGGGCCGGGTGAGTGTCACCGGCAAGCTGGGGCTGACGCCGCTCTTCCCGCTCGAGGTGAGCGTGAAGACGGTGGACGCGTCGCTGGGGCGCATCCTGGACAAGGCGGGCGTGAAGGGCGCGTGGGTGGATTTCCCCGCGACGCTCGATGCACAGCTCAGCGGGAACCTGCTGCCGCGCTTCTCGCTGGCGGGGCCATTGGACCTGCGCACCGGGAAGTTCACGCTGGCGACGCGGCCCTTCGATGCGCCTGCTTCGGATGGGCTCACCATCCTCGAGTTCGACAAGGCCCGCGCGCAGGCGCAGGTGCGGCTGCAGACGGACCGCGTGTCCTTCAACCACATCACCGCGGACGCGGGACACTCGAAGGTGCAGGGGGATGTGGCGCTGCTGCTGGGCAGCGCGCTCGGGCTGGACATCCACGGCCAGGGCGACCTGGACCTGGCGGACTTCGGCCACATCGCGGGGCTGAAGTGGGCGGGGCGAGGGAATGCGACGTACTCGATTACCGGCCCGGCCTCGCAGGTGAATGTGGAGTCCGGCCTGTCGTTCCGCGACTTCGTCTTCTGGGGCTTCTCGATGGGAGTGCTCCAGGGGAAGCTGACCTACGCGGACGGCGTGCTGGCCTTCCCGTCCTTCACCGGCCAGAAGGGGCGCACGCAGTACTTCGGCAAGGCGGCCGTGGGCTTCGGACGGCTGCTCAACCTGCGCCTCGAGGTGAACGTCCCGCAGGGGCGCACCGAGGACCTGGTGGACGTGGTGGCGGGGCTGACGCCGGCGCTCGCGGTGATGCAGGGCACGCTGACGGGCACGGCATCCGGACGCGTGGAGGTGGACAGCCCCGTCGAGCGGCTGGAGGGACTGGTCGCCTTCGACGTGAAGGACACCGCGTACTTCGGACGCAGGATGGGGGATGGCTCGGCGCGGCTGCGGTTCGTGGATGGCAAGTCCATGGTGCTCGAGCGCACGGAGCTGCGAGGGCCGCTGGGCCGCACCTGGGCGGAAGGCACGCTGTTGTTCGCGGGCGGGCTGGACTACCGCTTCGGTGGTGACCAGCTGTCGCTGGCGGAGACCGTGGGGCCGGACGTCGCGAGCCGCATGGGCATCCAGGGGGCGCTCGAGATGGAGGGCGTCGTCTCGGGCACCTCGGACATCCCGGTGGTGGACGTCACGCTGAAGTCGCCGCGCGTCACCTTCGCCGAGCGGAACCTCGGCGCGATGGACCTCACGGGAAGGCTGGTGGGCAAGGACCTCGAGGTGTGGGGCCGGCCGTTCCAGGACGCCGACGGCCGCGTGAAGATGAAGGTGCAGGACACGTGGCCCTATGACGCCACGCTGTCGCTGGCGCTTCCGGAAATCCGTCCGCTGCTTCCCTCGGAGCCGTTGTGGGCGGGCGTGTCCGGCTCGGTGTCGGGCTCGCTCACCGCGAAGGGGCCGTTGATGGAGCCTCGGTCCGCGCACCTGCGCGCGGAGGTGAACAAGCTGGTGCTGTCCCGCAACGACGTGCGCGGAGAGAACGCCGCGCCCATCCTCCTCTCCTACGAGAAGGGCAAGCTGGACGTTCAGCCCTTCCGCTTCAACGGGCCCTATGTCGACCTGAACATGGGCGGGTGGATGACCACGGCGGGCGGCATCGGGCTCACGCTTCGCGGTGGAGGAGACCTTCGCCTGTTGGAGTCGCTCGCGCCGGCGATGGTGGAGCGCGCCACGGGACGCGTCACGGTGGACGCCGAGGCGACGGGCACGCTGGACGCGCCGTCGGTGGTGGGGAGCGCGGAGCTGGCGGAGGTGCGCGTGGCGATGCGGGACATGCCCGTGAACATCCGCAACCTGTCGGCCCGCGCGGAGCTGACGGGCCAGCGCATGCTGCTGGAGCACCTGCAGGGGCAGCTCAACGAGGGCCGCATCTCCGCGCGTGGAGACATCCGGCTCGCGCGCTTCCTGCCCCAGCGATTGGGCCTCACGGTGCAACTGGACGAGGTGCCCTACCGGCTCACGGAGGACCTGCCGGCGACCTTCTCCGGACTGCTCCAGGTGGTGGGGCCGCCCCGCGGCTTCACCGTCACGGGTGGCCTGGACATCGTCAAGATGCGCTACCAGAAGGCGCTGGACGTGGATGCGCTGCTCAAGTCCATGCAGAAGCGCTCGCCGGCGCTGTCCTCCGCGGCGAACAGTGTCTCGGGCGAGCAGCAGAAGCCCTGGGTCATCTGGGATGTGAATGTCCACTTCGGGGACGTGCGCGTGGACAACAACCTGGCCAAGGCGCGGATGCTCGGCGACATCCGGCTGACGGGGACGGACCTGCGGCCGGGGTTGCTGGGCCGGGTGGAGCTGGCCGAGGGCAGTCAGGCGTTCTTCCGCAACAACCCCTTCACCATCAGCCAGGGGCAGATGGAGTTCCAGGATGCCTCCAGCCTGGAGCCCGTCTTCGAGGTCCAGGCCCAGACGCAGGTGCGCGAGTACGTGGTGAAGCTCCACGCCTTCGGCAAGCCCTCGGACCCGCAAATCCTCCTGTCCTCGGAGCCGGCGCTGGTGGAAGGCGACATCGTCTCCTTGCTCACCCTGGGGTTCACCTCGTCGGACCGGGAGACGGCGGCCTCGGCGGGGGCCGGGCTGGCGGCCGAGGCCCTCTTCAACGTCTCGGGGCTGGACCGGCAGGTCCAGCGGTTCCTCCCTAGCAATCCGGTGTTGAGGGACCTGTCCCTCCAGATTTCCACGACCTACAACGACGCCACCCGGCAAGCGGAGCCGACCGCGCAACTGGAGTCGAAGTTCCTCTCCGAGCAGCTTAAAGTCGGGATGACTCAACCGGTGAGTGGGCGCGGAACGCGCGCACGCGCCGAGTACCGCTTCGACGACCGACTTTCCGCGCAGGCCCAGTGGGACAACGAGAACAGCGAAGCCTCGTTTGGAAACCTCGGGCTCGAGCTGAAGCTGAGCTGGGAGGTCGAGTAG
- a CDS encoding ExeA family protein — translation MTTYLDFFDLTQEPFSNAPVSRFYYNSAQHSQALTRLMHAVSYMKGLSILVGDIGAGKTTLARRMLDSLPESEYEAALLVIIHSGITANWLLRRIALQLGVENPAQEKLALLSQLYQRLLQIYESGKKAVVLIDEAQMLETRELMEEFRGLLNLEVPERKLISFVFFGLPEIEKNLKLDPPLAQRVAMRYKLEPFTAESTEAYIKHRLRLAGCPRMPFSPEALLAVHEHSSGSPRVINTLCDNALFEAFLARAETVSAELVHRIGKNLGLQGINSAAPGAAEGASPPASRLPRASNNKLDLAEIDRYLEGLGKL, via the coding sequence ATGACGACCTACCTCGATTTCTTCGACCTCACGCAGGAGCCCTTCTCCAACGCTCCCGTGAGCCGGTTCTATTACAACTCGGCGCAGCACTCGCAGGCGCTCACCCGGCTGATGCACGCGGTGAGCTACATGAAGGGCCTGTCCATCCTCGTCGGCGACATCGGCGCGGGGAAGACGACGCTGGCCCGCCGCATGCTCGACTCGCTGCCCGAGTCCGAGTACGAGGCCGCGCTGCTGGTCATCATCCACTCGGGCATCACCGCCAACTGGCTGCTGCGGCGCATCGCCCTGCAGCTGGGTGTGGAGAACCCCGCACAGGAGAAGCTGGCGCTCCTGTCGCAGCTCTACCAGCGGCTCCTGCAAATCTACGAGTCCGGCAAGAAGGCCGTCGTCCTCATCGACGAAGCGCAGATGCTGGAGACGCGCGAGCTGATGGAGGAGTTCCGCGGCCTCCTCAACCTGGAAGTGCCGGAGCGCAAGCTCATCTCGTTCGTCTTCTTCGGCCTGCCGGAGATCGAGAAGAACCTGAAGCTGGACCCGCCGCTCGCCCAGCGCGTGGCCATGCGCTACAAGCTCGAGCCCTTCACCGCCGAGTCCACCGAGGCCTACATCAAGCACCGCCTCCGGCTCGCCGGCTGCCCGCGCATGCCGTTCTCGCCCGAGGCCTTGCTGGCGGTGCATGAGCATTCGTCCGGTTCGCCGCGTGTCATCAACACCCTGTGCGACAACGCCCTCTTCGAGGCGTTCCTCGCGCGCGCCGAGACGGTCTCCGCGGAGCTGGTGCATCGCATCGGAAAGAACTTGGGACTGCAGGGCATCAACTCGGCTGCCCCAGGAGCAGCCGAGGGGGCAAGCCCCCCCGCGTCCCGTCTGCCCCGAGCGTCGAACAACAAGCTCGATCTGGCGGAGATAGACCGCTACCTCGAAGGGCTGGGTAAGCTCTAG
- a CDS encoding POTRA domain-containing protein, whose product MLGFWLCVLSASPSLAQATVGGVSGQNVVAVELHLPGGVDAQGLSALVAVHKGQVLTAGTVRRSVERLWATGRFSDVVARAEDVSGGVRVVFQLTPVSRLARLRFEGHAVMSDAELLEASGLLEGGPLDGEELEGAVSAVLQAYQRKGYDSVKVTARQEPVTDGVAVSLLIAEGQPTRVRQVSFSGSPGLPLSRLLGVLAMRPGEVFDRVRLDTGLDHLRTLLREEGYWRAQVGTPSVLVEANSASVAVPLSAGPKYQVRFHGNHRFSSELLQRVLAHDAAEPLDEVVAGRLARRVESFYRHRGFNDAKVRSREVVRPDGEVAVLAFDVDEGQSLRVSDVRFRGNNSLGSKTLRAHLAERIRASAHQPELDLRLQDDPLDVEGRHGREYVSLEPMPDPSTVYVEEAWLEATESMMEAYRERGFLSSTVTFRGLTVDARTRTAVADFDVEEGPQARVAEIRYEGVPEDMVSLTQQGAAGVHKGLPLSFEAVEAARLSLERGLAQQGYLFAKVTTEASVGEDGTSATVVFRADAGPQVKVGKVLVQGLTRTDPDLVMANLDLEEGKPLAPDALLEGQRRLARLGLFRQVDVALADPARREPTKDVVVTVHERPRLDGQVSGGYFLVDGPRITLDTTYRNLDGLGLSLIARGKVNYAGWSAEALSADRRIACQQSGGAASAGCDVELQGLSGLGGRGNLALSQPRLFFLLPFEVGARLDLIAERVHRPSYVSTRFAAAAALDWAVTSWFNVSLSYEVENNRLRSRAGVLELLNRADQERLRYPFGDFALHSLRPSITLDFRDDPANPRKGLVLISSAELTRGISVAPTDVAGNAVPAFPINGVKLSTNLSGYIPLGRRASLALSARAGTIVPLETGAQTIGSKLFYLGGSSSLRGFREDGVLPEDVREALHQQLRDCRALISPSGCSGELKAVLAGQVPASQGGELFTLGKAELRLPALASVDLGLFLEAGNLWLDRTRMDLERLRYAAGVGLRYVTPVGPLAFDVGFNLKPDEEINEAQTQFHFSIGTF is encoded by the coding sequence GTGCTGGGATTCTGGTTGTGCGTCCTGAGCGCGAGCCCCTCGCTCGCGCAGGCCACGGTTGGTGGTGTCTCCGGACAGAACGTGGTGGCCGTGGAGCTGCACCTGCCCGGTGGGGTGGACGCGCAGGGGTTGAGCGCGTTGGTGGCGGTGCACAAGGGCCAGGTGCTGACGGCGGGGACGGTGCGGCGCTCGGTGGAGCGGCTCTGGGCCACGGGCCGCTTCTCGGACGTGGTGGCGCGGGCGGAGGACGTCTCGGGCGGCGTCCGCGTCGTGTTCCAGCTCACGCCCGTGTCCCGGCTCGCCAGGCTGCGTTTCGAGGGTCACGCGGTGATGTCGGACGCGGAGCTCCTGGAGGCCAGCGGTCTTCTCGAGGGCGGTCCGCTGGACGGGGAGGAGTTGGAGGGCGCGGTGTCGGCCGTGCTCCAGGCGTATCAGCGCAAGGGCTACGACTCGGTGAAGGTGACCGCGCGTCAGGAGCCCGTGACGGATGGCGTGGCGGTGTCGCTGCTCATCGCGGAGGGACAGCCGACGCGGGTGCGGCAGGTGAGCTTCTCGGGCAGTCCGGGCCTGCCGCTGAGCCGGTTGTTGGGCGTGCTGGCGATGCGGCCGGGCGAGGTGTTCGACCGGGTGCGACTGGATACGGGGCTGGACCACCTGCGCACGCTCCTGCGTGAAGAGGGGTACTGGCGCGCGCAGGTCGGGACGCCGTCGGTGCTGGTGGAGGCGAACTCCGCGTCAGTCGCGGTGCCGCTGTCGGCGGGCCCCAAGTACCAGGTGCGCTTCCATGGCAACCATCGCTTCTCCTCGGAGCTCTTGCAGCGGGTCCTGGCGCATGACGCCGCGGAGCCGCTCGACGAGGTGGTGGCGGGGCGGCTGGCGCGGCGGGTGGAGTCCTTCTACCGGCACCGGGGATTCAACGACGCGAAGGTGCGCTCGCGCGAGGTGGTGCGGCCGGATGGTGAAGTCGCGGTGCTCGCGTTCGACGTGGACGAGGGGCAGTCCCTGCGCGTCTCCGACGTCCGCTTTCGCGGCAACAACTCGCTCGGCTCGAAGACGCTGAGGGCGCATCTGGCGGAGCGCATTCGCGCGAGCGCGCATCAACCCGAGCTGGACCTCCGACTCCAGGACGACCCGCTGGACGTGGAAGGTCGTCATGGCCGCGAGTATGTCTCGTTGGAGCCGATGCCGGACCCGTCCACGGTGTACGTCGAGGAGGCCTGGCTGGAGGCCACGGAGTCGATGATGGAGGCCTACCGGGAGCGGGGCTTCCTGTCCTCGACGGTGACGTTCCGGGGGCTGACGGTGGATGCGCGGACGCGGACCGCCGTGGCCGACTTCGACGTGGAGGAGGGGCCGCAGGCGCGGGTGGCGGAGATTCGCTACGAGGGTGTGCCCGAGGACATGGTGTCACTCACGCAGCAGGGGGCGGCGGGAGTGCACAAGGGCCTGCCGCTGAGCTTCGAGGCGGTGGAGGCCGCGCGCCTGTCCCTGGAGCGAGGGCTGGCGCAGCAGGGCTATCTCTTCGCGAAGGTCACCACGGAGGCCTCTGTGGGCGAGGACGGTACGTCCGCGACGGTGGTGTTCCGCGCGGACGCGGGTCCCCAGGTGAAGGTGGGCAAGGTGCTGGTGCAGGGGCTGACTCGCACGGACCCGGACCTGGTGATGGCCAACCTGGACCTGGAGGAGGGCAAGCCGCTGGCACCCGACGCGCTGCTGGAAGGGCAGCGGAGGCTCGCGCGGCTGGGGTTGTTCCGGCAGGTGGATGTCGCGCTCGCGGACCCCGCGCGCCGCGAGCCGACCAAGGACGTGGTGGTGACGGTGCATGAGCGTCCCCGCCTGGATGGACAGGTCTCCGGTGGCTACTTCCTGGTGGACGGTCCTCGCATCACGTTGGACACGACGTACCGCAACCTCGATGGGCTGGGGCTCAGCCTGATTGCTCGAGGGAAGGTGAACTACGCGGGCTGGAGCGCGGAGGCGCTGTCCGCGGACCGGCGCATCGCATGTCAGCAGTCGGGCGGCGCGGCTTCCGCGGGCTGCGACGTGGAGCTTCAGGGCCTGAGTGGACTGGGCGGCCGAGGCAACCTGGCCCTGTCTCAGCCCCGCCTGTTCTTCCTCCTGCCTTTCGAAGTGGGCGCGCGACTGGACTTGATTGCGGAGCGAGTTCACCGGCCCTCGTATGTGTCCACGCGGTTCGCCGCCGCCGCGGCATTGGACTGGGCGGTGACGTCCTGGTTCAACGTGTCGCTGTCCTACGAAGTGGAGAACAACCGGCTGCGCTCGCGCGCGGGCGTGCTGGAGTTGCTCAACCGCGCCGACCAGGAGCGTCTGCGCTATCCGTTCGGCGACTTCGCGCTGCACTCCTTGCGGCCGTCCATCACGCTCGACTTCCGAGATGACCCGGCGAATCCCCGCAAGGGCCTGGTGCTCATCAGCAGCGCGGAACTCACGCGAGGCATCAGCGTGGCGCCCACGGACGTGGCGGGCAATGCCGTTCCGGCCTTCCCCATCAACGGCGTGAAGCTGTCGACCAACCTGAGCGGTTACATCCCGCTGGGGCGGCGGGCCAGCCTGGCGCTGTCGGCGCGCGCGGGGACCATCGTCCCGCTGGAGACGGGGGCGCAGACCATCGGCTCGAAGCTGTTCTACCTGGGAGGTTCATCCAGCCTCCGCGGCTTCCGCGAGGATGGTGTCCTGCCCGAGGACGTGCGCGAGGCGCTGCACCAACAGTTGCGGGACTGTCGCGCGCTCATCAGCCCGTCGGGATGCTCGGGAGAGCTGAAGGCGGTGCTCGCGGGACAGGTGCCGGCGAGCCAGGGCGGTGAGCTCTTCACGCTGGGCAAGGCGGAGCTGCGGCTCCCCGCGCTCGCGTCGGTGGACCTGGGGCTGTTCCTGGAGGCGGGCAACCTGTGGTTGGACCGGACGCGGATGGACCTGGAGCGGCTGCGGTACGCGGCGGGCGTGGGCCTTCGGTACGTGACGCCCGTGGGGCCGCTGGCATTCGACGTGGGCTTCAACCTGAAGCCGGACGAGGAAATCAACGAGGCGCAGACGCAGTTCCACTTCAGCATCGGGACGTTCTGA